The Candidatus Poribacteria bacterium DNA segment GCTTCGACCTGGGCGCGCTTCGCGCGCAGCTCTTCGTGCATCTGCTCCTGACGCTGGCGCTCCTTGCGCAGCTCCTCGCGGATCTGCAGAGCCTGGGGTGGAGCCTGCCGCTCGATCTCGGCGACCATCCGGCGACCCTGGAACTCCATTTGAGCCAGGTTCCGGTCGATCTGCTCAAGCGTGGCTTGGATCTCCCGCAACGTCTTCTGCTTGAAGGCGTCGGTCACGACCTGCTTCACGACCACGGGACGCTTGAGGATGAGCGCCATCGCAACTCCCTGCCGACACTGCAAGAGACGACTGATCGGAGGAGCATCCCGAATCAACCGCGCCGGCGACTCATGACGTCAGACGCCTGCCGCAGGGATGTACACCATCGATCCGGGCGACGCCGATTCGACTCGGCGCGTCGGCACCCGAGCTTCAGGTTCCTGCGCCGACCGAGTTTACTCGACGATCTCCAGCACGGCGCGCTTGTTGACGCGCGTCGCAGCAGCGGCGAGAACCGTGCGCATCGCCCGAGCGGTCCTGCCCTGCTTCCCGATGACCTTGCCGATGTCCTCCTCGGCGACGCACAACTCGACGATGGTCGTGCGAGGTCCGGGAGTCTCCTCGACGCGCACGGCATCCGGCTGGTCGACGAGGGAGCGCGCGATGAACTCGACGAGTTCCCGCAGACGCGGCTCGGAAGCCTGCGCTGGATACGACGGGCGAGCCATCTGACGTTACTCCCCCGACGAAGCCTCAGCGGCGCTGGGACCTTTGTACTGCGCCCACACGCCCTGCTGTCGCAGAAGGCTGCGAACCGTGTCGGACGGCTGAGCTCCCTGTCGGAGCCAGTAGAGGGCCCGCTCCTCG contains these protein-coding regions:
- a CDS encoding KH domain-containing protein → MARPSYPAQASEPRLRELVEFIARSLVDQPDAVRVEETPGPRTTIVELCVAEEDIGKVIGKQGRTARAMRTVLAAAATRVNKRAVLEIVE